Proteins co-encoded in one Candidatus Binatia bacterium genomic window:
- a CDS encoding CocE/NonD family hydrolase, with translation MNGYQYITVRDGTKLAVNVILPGPPEEGPYPTLVEYSGYDPANPDSPQPSTLLAQILGFAAVGVNMRGTGCSGGSFNFFEPAQVTDGYDAIEIIAQQPWVKFNRVGMVGISYPGISQLFTAQTRPPHLAAIAPLSVISDIGRGILYPGGILNNGFAVEWARERQEQARPFGQAWAAKRRDLGDQVCIENQRFRGQNPDLLQMIRDNRYYNPAVADPLSPTTFVHNIDVPVFLAGAWQDEQTGGYFPTMIPNFAGTAKAHFTITNGGHTDALGPAIFTRWYEFLSFYVRREIPVLPLNAKLALTVLAQQVFGVNRVSVEPDRFVGEPDFETALAKFEREPRIRILLENGAGSPQPGAPVPRAELTFDEWPPPNTQPVIWYFAEGGRLVSDAPTAESGADSYLYDSAQGQLTTFDGSDGAIWTALPNWNWRPYAPGTAVAYETDPLEHTMVMVGSGSADLWVRSTAEDTDLEVTLSEVRPDGKEVYIQNGWGRASFRALDLNHSTLLRPAYSGRREDVQPLPPGEFSLVRIEIFPFAHVFRAGSRVRIVVDSPGNSRPRWKFETLQFDEPVTNFIGRHAAAPSRVVLPWIPDVTGIPPTLPPCPSLRLQYCRDYQPVVNTAAE, from the coding sequence GTGAACGGTTACCAGTACATCACCGTCCGCGATGGGACTAAGCTGGCAGTCAACGTTATCTTGCCCGGGCCGCCGGAAGAGGGACCTTACCCCACCTTGGTGGAGTACTCGGGCTACGACCCTGCAAACCCCGACTCCCCGCAACCCAGCACTTTGCTCGCGCAAATTCTCGGCTTCGCTGCCGTCGGTGTGAACATGCGCGGCACTGGCTGTTCGGGGGGCTCTTTTAACTTCTTCGAGCCGGCACAAGTGACCGATGGCTACGACGCAATCGAAATCATCGCGCAGCAGCCGTGGGTGAAATTCAACCGTGTGGGAATGGTGGGGATCTCCTACCCGGGAATTTCGCAGTTGTTCACCGCGCAAACGCGCCCGCCGCACTTGGCGGCGATCGCACCGCTGTCGGTGATTTCCGACATTGGTCGAGGCATCCTGTACCCAGGCGGGATTTTGAATAACGGCTTTGCCGTCGAGTGGGCCCGTGAGCGGCAGGAACAAGCGCGTCCGTTTGGACAAGCCTGGGCGGCGAAGCGCCGCGATCTGGGCGACCAGGTGTGCATTGAGAACCAGCGCTTCCGCGGACAAAACCCCGACCTCCTGCAAATGATCCGTGACAACCGATATTACAACCCAGCGGTTGCCGATCCGCTGAGCCCAACCACATTTGTCCACAATATCGACGTGCCCGTGTTCCTCGCTGGTGCTTGGCAAGATGAACAAACAGGCGGCTACTTCCCGACGATGATCCCTAATTTCGCCGGCACTGCCAAGGCACACTTCACCATAACCAACGGTGGCCACACCGACGCTCTCGGCCCAGCAATTTTTACCCGCTGGTACGAGTTCTTGTCGTTCTACGTTCGCCGGGAAATTCCGGTGCTGCCCCTCAACGCGAAGCTTGCGCTTACCGTGCTCGCTCAACAAGTGTTCGGGGTCAACCGCGTGTCGGTGGAACCCGACCGTTTTGTGGGGGAGCCGGACTTCGAAACTGCATTGGCGAAGTTCGAACGCGAGCCGCGCATCCGGATTCTGTTGGAGAACGGCGCGGGGAGCCCTCAGCCGGGAGCCCCGGTTCCCCGGGCAGAGCTCACCTTTGATGAGTGGCCGCCGCCCAACACGCAGCCAGTGATTTGGTACTTTGCCGAGGGTGGGCGGCTCGTGTCGGACGCACCGACAGCCGAGTCGGGCGCCGACTCCTACCTCTACGACAGCGCACAGGGTCAACTGACGACTTTCGATGGCAGCGATGGGGCCATCTGGACGGCGCTGCCGAACTGGAACTGGCGGCCCTACGCGCCCGGCACCGCAGTGGCGTATGAGACCGATCCCTTGGAACACACGATGGTCATGGTAGGCTCCGGCAGCGCAGATTTGTGGGTGCGCTCGACCGCCGAAGATACCGACCTCGAGGTGACGCTCAGCGAAGTTCGTCCGGACGGCAAGGAGGTTTACATTCAAAACGGCTGGGGGCGGGCAAGCTTTCGCGCTCTCGACTTGAATCACAGCACGCTGCTTCGCCCAGCGTACAGTGGAAGGCGCGAGGATGTGCAGCCGCTGCCGCCAGGCGAGTTCTCGCTCGTGCGGATTGAAATCTTCCCGTTCGCCCACGTGTTCCGCGCTGGCTCGCGCGTGCGCATTGTGGTCGATAGCCCGGGCAACTCGCGGCCGCGCTGGAAATTCGAAACGCTGCAGTTCGACGAGCCTGTCACTAACTTTATTGGCCGTCATGCCGCCGCGCCGTCGCGCGTGGTTCTCCCCTGGATTCCTGATGTTACGGGCATTCCACCCACCTTGCCCCCGTGCCCTTCGCTTCGGCTGCAGTACTGCCGCGACTACCAACCGGTGGTGAACACGGCGGCAGAATGA
- a CDS encoding DUF6178 family protein, translating to MSESTSDAKAGALISGAPFGRTALPVRQRVEQLLEHPRAAELVAHLPVQEFYYLVKELGLADAGELLALGTAEQIQGCLDLDVWDKDRVDFARLRPWFELMLEEFLPARLLRALEGLDFELLALWLRQSCRIYDRTLEEEPEENVHLPRYETPDTFFIVEFLPGVDSATVVTLERLLDRLYDLDQQFARRWLLEAKWGLSTELEETAYRWRRGRLEDLGFVEYFEAIAVYAYIEPAEAKQMAGVDWRPHIPREFAVTLPIPVAEAFEDGGFFAQAFRSIADEALAQDLAEALVALVNRVLCADRCDPGELEQVRSVSARALATLSVGLEYLADGSLERAPLVLAKVPLVTIFRVGFSLTAELGRLAQRIYQRGIDDPNLDPLLAKRPLFPRAFDTPPLAGDRPFRSLADVATVRRYLEETYGALVSENA from the coding sequence ATGAGCGAAAGCACCTCTGACGCAAAAGCGGGCGCTCTCATCAGCGGGGCTCCGTTCGGGCGCACGGCGCTCCCAGTGCGGCAGCGCGTGGAGCAATTGCTCGAACACCCGCGCGCGGCAGAACTCGTTGCCCACCTGCCCGTGCAAGAGTTCTACTACCTCGTCAAAGAGCTGGGGCTTGCCGACGCGGGCGAGCTCCTCGCGCTCGGCACGGCAGAGCAAATTCAAGGCTGCCTCGACCTCGACGTGTGGGACAAAGACCGGGTGGACTTCGCACGGCTGCGTCCTTGGTTCGAGCTCATGCTGGAGGAATTCCTCCCGGCGCGGCTGCTGCGCGCGCTCGAAGGCTTGGACTTTGAACTCCTCGCCCTCTGGCTCCGGCAAAGTTGCCGCATTTACGATCGTACGCTGGAAGAAGAACCGGAGGAAAACGTCCATCTTCCACGATACGAGACCCCGGACACCTTCTTCATTGTCGAGTTCTTGCCCGGCGTCGACTCTGCCACCGTCGTTACCCTCGAGCGGCTGCTCGACCGGCTGTACGACCTCGACCAACAGTTTGCCCGGCGCTGGCTTCTCGAAGCCAAATGGGGCCTCAGCACCGAGTTGGAGGAAACCGCTTATCGGTGGCGCCGGGGCCGCTTGGAAGACCTCGGGTTCGTTGAGTACTTCGAGGCCATTGCCGTGTACGCCTACATCGAGCCCGCGGAAGCAAAGCAAATGGCTGGAGTCGATTGGCGCCCCCACATCCCGCGGGAGTTTGCGGTAACGCTACCGATCCCAGTCGCGGAGGCTTTCGAAGACGGCGGGTTCTTCGCCCAAGCGTTTCGGTCGATTGCCGACGAAGCCTTGGCGCAAGACCTTGCCGAGGCGCTCGTCGCCTTGGTGAACCGCGTGCTTTGTGCCGACCGCTGCGATCCGGGCGAACTCGAGCAAGTGCGCAGCGTGAGCGCGCGGGCACTCGCCACCCTGTCAGTCGGCCTCGAGTATCTCGCCGATGGTTCGCTGGAGCGCGCCCCCCTCGTGCTCGCTAAGGTGCCGCTGGTGACGATTTTTCGGGTCGGCTTTTCCCTTACCGCGGAACTCGGGCGGTTGGCGCAGCGAATCTACCAACGGGGAATTGACGACCCCAACCTCGACCCGCTCCTTGCAAAACGGCCGCTATTCCCGCGCGCCTTCGACACTCCCCCGCTTGCTGGCGACCGGCCGTTTCGCTCCTTGGCCGACGTCGCGACCGTGCGCCGCTACCTAGAAGAAACTTACGGCGCGCTCGTAAGCGAAAACGCCTGA
- a CDS encoding cold-shock protein, which yields MAVGTVKWFNPEKGFGFIRQENGEDVFVHYSSIQGQGFKSLEEGQRVSFDVTPGRKGPQATNVQKL from the coding sequence ATGGCAGTAGGAACTGTAAAATGGTTCAATCCTGAGAAGGGCTTTGGCTTTATTCGGCAGGAAAACGGCGAAGATGTGTTCGTGCACTACTCGTCGATCCAGGGCCAAGGTTTCAAAAGCCTCGAAGAGGGCCAACGGGTGAGCTTCGATGTCACTCCAGGCCGCAAAGGCCCCCAGGCAACTAACGTGCAAAAGCTCTAG
- a CDS encoding metallophosphoesterase — MATFALITDPHVTVPNPQTGWMLREPVPHEPTMYLHSVELLEQAIAEINAMPEIDFVLCAGDLTKDSEPYNHDAVRDLLSRFRKPVYCVPGNHDQPRPPHLRPTALLDPDVRPLTTEELPPLYCDFGFQRGDVLAFSCDPTPDVHLVALCSAKPNDDAGYIPERTLAWLEDDLARQRDPARQVIVLLHHSIIEHVPNERVDPTFSWFHVENSDALKAILRRHGVRITLSGHLHIQDIKEEAGLYNIVTASLAGYPHAYRVFSLEDGALHIRSRRLASIPSIPNLQEYSRAYTSETFVQIIADSLRKAPFQLPEEQAIETARRLRDWWPRLAEGDARFAYTAEDLGSAALAAYVNSFSDVDPPDNECVLPL, encoded by the coding sequence ATGGCCACCTTTGCGCTGATCACCGATCCGCACGTCACGGTTCCCAACCCGCAAACCGGTTGGATGTTGCGCGAACCGGTGCCCCATGAGCCCACGATGTACCTGCACAGCGTGGAGTTGCTCGAGCAAGCGATTGCCGAGATTAACGCCATGCCGGAGATCGACTTTGTGTTGTGCGCGGGTGATCTCACAAAGGATTCCGAGCCTTACAACCACGATGCCGTGCGCGATTTGCTGTCACGCTTTCGCAAGCCGGTGTACTGCGTGCCAGGCAACCATGACCAGCCGCGCCCTCCGCATCTGAGGCCAACGGCGCTCCTGGATCCGGACGTGCGCCCTCTCACGACCGAAGAACTCCCACCTTTGTACTGCGATTTCGGATTTCAGCGCGGCGACGTCCTCGCGTTTAGCTGTGACCCAACGCCGGATGTCCATCTCGTTGCCCTGTGCTCGGCCAAGCCGAACGATGATGCTGGCTACATTCCGGAACGCACCCTGGCCTGGCTGGAAGACGACTTGGCCCGCCAGCGTGATCCTGCGCGGCAGGTGATCGTGCTGTTGCATCACAGCATTATCGAACATGTCCCTAACGAACGTGTGGATCCCACGTTCTCTTGGTTTCACGTGGAAAACTCGGACGCCCTGAAGGCGATTCTGCGCCGCCATGGCGTGCGCATCACTCTGTCGGGTCATCTCCACATCCAGGACATCAAGGAAGAAGCGGGCCTGTACAACATCGTCACTGCCTCCCTTGCCGGCTACCCGCACGCGTATCGGGTGTTTTCGCTCGAAGATGGCGCGCTCCACATCCGTAGCCGCAGGTTGGCCTCGATTCCCTCGATCCCGAACTTGCAAGAGTACTCGCGGGCGTACACCAGCGAGACCTTCGTGCAAATCATCGCAGATTCGTTGCGGAAGGCACCGTTCCAACTGCCGGAAGAGCAAGCGATCGAAACCGCTCGCCGGTTGCGCGATTGGTGGCCGCGCTTAGCCGAAGGCGACGCGCGCTTTGCTTACACCGCCGAGGACCTGGGCAGTGCGGCGCTCGCAGCCTACGTCAACTCGTTTAGCGACGTCGATCCACCTGACAACGAGTGCGTGCTCCCCTTGTGA
- a CDS encoding glycosyltransferase, producing the protein MTLLLMLIATAWALYAVFGWRWRIEPQLERVLAPGNWGRVVAVVPARNEAGELPATLPLLLRQSYADFTVVLVDDHSTDDTAAVATRLAADYGASDRFRLLQPPPLPSGWMGKVWAQRAGYEEAQRLGAEWVWFTDADIRHEPDVLERLLATAHRHKRNFVSVMARLRTDTWAEKLLIPAFTYFFAMLYSFHRIGNDGVRDAGAAGGCMLVRRELLERAGGIEAIRDAVIDDVALARVCKRAGGHLWLGYHRGVQSTRNYGSVRAVADMVARSAYTQLGYNPWLLVLCVVGLFLVFVWPAWALLFSGPPARWWGALAYIAMVRTYLPAVRYLDCRAPWALALPLSAALYLWMTVLSAWRYYRGTRTRWKGREYRAA; encoded by the coding sequence ATGACTCTGCTTCTGATGCTGATTGCCACGGCGTGGGCGCTTTACGCAGTGTTCGGCTGGCGCTGGCGCATCGAACCGCAGCTCGAACGGGTGCTTGCGCCCGGGAACTGGGGACGGGTCGTGGCGGTAGTGCCGGCACGCAACGAGGCCGGCGAACTTCCTGCCACGCTGCCACTGCTCTTGCGGCAGAGCTACGCCGACTTCACCGTTGTGCTCGTCGATGATCATTCCACCGACGACACCGCTGCGGTCGCAACGCGCTTGGCGGCGGACTATGGCGCAAGCGACCGCTTCCGTTTGCTACAGCCCCCGCCACTGCCGTCCGGTTGGATGGGGAAGGTATGGGCTCAACGGGCCGGGTATGAAGAGGCGCAGCGCTTGGGTGCAGAGTGGGTGTGGTTTACCGATGCGGACATCCGCCACGAACCCGACGTGCTCGAACGGCTGCTCGCTACCGCGCACCGCCACAAGCGCAACTTTGTTTCGGTGATGGCACGCCTGCGCACGGACACCTGGGCGGAGAAACTCCTCATCCCAGCGTTCACCTACTTCTTTGCCATGCTGTACTCCTTTCACCGCATTGGTAACGATGGCGTGCGCGACGCCGGTGCCGCCGGCGGTTGCATGCTGGTCCGTCGCGAGTTGCTCGAGCGCGCCGGTGGAATCGAAGCGATTCGCGATGCGGTGATCGACGATGTTGCCTTGGCCCGCGTGTGCAAGCGCGCCGGCGGGCACCTTTGGCTCGGCTATCACCGCGGCGTGCAGTCGACCCGCAACTACGGCTCGGTTCGAGCAGTTGCCGACATGGTGGCGCGCAGCGCCTACACGCAACTCGGCTACAACCCATGGCTGCTCGTGCTCTGCGTGGTCGGGCTGTTCTTAGTGTTCGTGTGGCCAGCCTGGGCGCTCCTTTTCTCCGGCCCCCCAGCTCGCTGGTGGGGTGCACTCGCATACATCGCCATGGTGCGAACCTATCTCCCTGCGGTGCGCTATCTCGATTGCCGCGCCCCTTGGGCTTTGGCTTTGCCACTCTCCGCGGCGCTGTATCTCTGGATGACGGTTCTCTCCGCCTGGCGTTACTATCGCGGCACCCGTACCCGCTGGAAGGGACGTGAATACCGCGCCGCTTAA